The Triplophysa dalaica isolate WHDGS20190420 chromosome 5, ASM1584641v1, whole genome shotgun sequence genome window below encodes:
- the nup50 gene encoding nuclear pore complex protein Nup50 encodes MAKRIADKELTDRNWDQEDEGEEAGMFSLASQDVMKNRAIKKAKRRTAGAEGESGGAFKTFKGFALSTSSGTASFPSFGNGAGFKSLSGLTNGSVAPVAPSFTGFNSSMPANTNSGLLTFKSSVPSKPTDSDVTSNGSTSDSSRSKEYNRQLTALNCSVRDWITKHVNDNPLCDLNPIFRDYERHLASIEKKYGSGASDVTGEQKSGAAPSVSVTGVGASGSGAAPSLFSFQGKDTAAAEKPAAPVNISFNFGKKVDSSVLSTLGSGGAPSFSFSTSSGMSAFGAAAPAVSISVGAQGNSQTADENEEESDEPPVPVVKDIKEKDAFYSKKCKLFYKKDGEFKEKGVGTLHLKMVSESKLQLLVRADTNLGNILLNIMVSSSMPCSRTGKNNVMVVCVPNPPLDKNPSTPVPVLIRVKTAEDADELHQILQEKKA; translated from the exons ATGGCTAAGCGGATTGCTGATAAGGAGTTGACGGACAGAAACTGGGATCAGGAAGATGAAGGAGAGGAG GCAGGAATGTTTTCTCTCGCGAGTCAAGATGTGATGAAGAACCGTGCCATCAAGAAAGCCAAGCGTCGTACAGCAGGCGCAGAG GGAGAGAGCGGAGGAGCTTTTAAAACCTTCAAGGGTTTCGCGCTCAGCACTTCAAGCGGGACGGCATCATTCCCGAGCTTTGGTAACGGCGCTGGCTTTAAGTCTTTGTCCGGCCTGACCAATGGCAGTGTGGCACCGGTCGCGCCATCTTTCACAGGCTTCAACTCATCCATGCCGGCTAACACCAACAGCG GTCTCTTAACGTTCAAAAGCTCCGTCCCGTCCAAACCCACAGACAGCGATGTCACCTCCAACGGCTCCACCTCCGACAGCAGCAGGAGTAAAGAGTACAATCGGCAGCTCACAGCGCTCAACTGCTCCGTGCGCGACTGGATCACCAAACACGTCAACGACAACCCCCTGTGTGACCTCAACCCTATCTTCCGCGACTACGAGCGGCACCTGGCAAGCATTGAGAAGAAATACGGCAGCGGGGCGTCAGACGTCACTGGAGAACAGAAGAGCGGTGCGGCACCGTCCGTCTCGGTCACAGGCGTGGGGGCATCCGGCAGCGGCGCGGCACCCTCACTCTTCTCGTTTCAAGGGAAAGACACGGCAGCCGCAGAAAAACCAGCAGCTCCCGTCAACATCTCCTTTAACTTCGGCAAGAAGGTGGACAGCTCTGTTCTCAGCACGCTCGGCTCCGGCGGAGCTCCGTCTTTCTCCTTCTCGACGTCGTCAGGGATGTCTGCGTTCGGAGCAGCTGCTCCTGCAGTTTCCATCTCCGTAGGTGCTCAAGGAAACAGCCAGACTGCAG ATGAAAATGAGGAAGAGTCGGACGAGCCTCCCGTTCCAGTAGTTAAAGATATCAAGGAGAAAGATGCCTTCTACTCCAAAAA GTGCAAGTTGTTTTATAAGAAGGATGGCGAGTTTAAAGAGAAGGGCGTAGGGACGCTGCATTTAAAGATGGTTTCCGAGAGCAAACTTCAGCTGTTGGTGCGCGCAGACACAAACTTGG GAAACATCTTGCTGAACATCATGGTGTCGTCCTCTATGCCCTGCTCACGAACTGGCAAAAACAACGTGATGGTGGTGTGCGTGCCAAACCCTCCCTTGGATAAGAACCCCAGCACGCCCGTTCCGGTGCTCATACGGGTGAAAACGGCAGAGGATGCCGACGAGCTCCATCAGATCCTCCAGGAGAAGAAAGCTTGA
- the kiaa0930 gene encoding uncharacterized protein KIAA0930 homolog: protein MSTLRGVTSPAGVPVVPRLQLTEVKSAVVVVTPLRSCHEISAFVMAAVPGLCHADRSDEDAGEPDESLQHMLKAIADERNRLHVRQDLSGLGCFKDDRIVFWTWMFSVYFMEKWSPRQDDMLFYVRRKLSYVSTDNTEGKKVEVEVYRRDSKKLPGLGDPDIDWEESVYLNLILQKLDYVVTCAVCTRSDAGDIHIHKKKSQQVFASPSKHPMDSKGEESKMSYPNIFFMIDNFEEVFNDMTVGEGEMVCVELVASDKSNTFQGVIFQGSIRYEALKKVYDNRASVAAKMAQRMSFGFYKYNNMEFVRMKGPQGKGHAEMAVSRVPTGDTSPCGTEEDQDSPLHERVTSFSTPPTPERNRPSFFSPSLRRKVPRNRNAEMKKSHSANDSEEFFREEDDEDLCNATNLRSRSLSGTGRSLVGSWLKLNRKEEYFLLYSYLTYVTLPLHRITTDILEVRQKPILMT, encoded by the exons ATGTCCACTTTAAGGGGCGTGACGTCACCGGCGGGTGTTCCCGTCGTGCCGCGTCTCCAGCTGACGGAAGTGAAGAGCGCCGTTGTTGTCGTTACTCCGCTTCGCTCGTGTCATGAGATCAGCGCGTTTGTTATGGCCGCCGTACCGGGTTTGTGTCACGCCGACAGGAGCGACGAGGACGCCGGCGAGCCCGACGAGTCCCTGCAGCACATGCTGAAGGCCATCGCGGACGAGCGGAACCGCCTGCACGTCCGACAGGACCTCAGCGGACTGG ggtGTTTTAAGGATGACCGTATCGTCTTCTGGACGTGGATGTTCTCAGTGTATTTTATGGAGAAATGGTCGCCGCGTCAGGATGATATGCTCTTCTATGTGCGACGCAAACTCTCGTACGTCAGCACCGACAACACGGAAGGAAAGAAG GTGGAGGTCGAGGTGTACAGAAGAGACTCTAAAAAGCTGCCTGGTCTGGGAGATCCTGATATCGACTGGGAAGAGAGTGTCTATTTAAACCTGATCCTGCAGAAA CTGGACTATGTGGTCACGTGTGCAGTCTGCACTCGCTCAGACGCAGGAGACATCCACATCCACAAGAAGAAGTCTCAG CAAGTGTTCGCCTCCCCGAGCAAACATCCCATGGACAGCAAAGGTGAAGAGTCTAAAATGAGCTATCCAAACATCTTCTTCATGATCGACAACTTTGAGGAG GTGTTCAACGACATGACCGTCGGTGAAGGTGAAATGGTCTGTGTGGAGCTGGTGGCCAGTGATAAGAGCAACACATTTCAGGGCGTGATCTTTCAGGGCTCCATCCGCTACGAGGCTCTCAAGAAGGTCTATGACAACCGG GCGAGCGTAGCAGCTAAAATGGCTCAGCGCATGTCGTTCGGCTTCTATAAGTACAACAACATGGAGTTTGTGCGGATGAAGGGTCCTCAGGGCAAAGGTCACGCTGAGATGGCAGTCAGTCGGGTGCCCACCGGAGACACGTCGCCCTGCGGGACAGAGGAAGATCAAGATTCCCCCCTCCACGAGAGA GTGACGTCATTCAGCACCCCTCCGACCCCGGAGAGAAACAGACCCTCATTCTTCTCGCCGTCGCTGCGTCGCAAAGTTCCTAGAAACCGGAATGCTGAGATGAAGAAATCGCACTCGGCGAACGACAGCGAGGAGTTCTTCAGGGAGGAAGACGATGAAG aCCTGTGTAACGCCACAAACCTGCGCTCTCGATCTCTGTCGGGCACGGGCCGATCTCTGGTGGGCTCCTGGCTCAAGTTGAACCGAAAGGAGGAGTATTTTCTGCTGTATTCTTATCTCACTTACGTCACTCTTCCCCTCCACCGCATCACCACAG ATATTCTGGAGGTGAGACAAAAGCCCATTCTGATGACATAG
- the large1 gene encoding xylosyl- and glucuronyltransferase LARGE1 codes for MLGMCRGRRKFLAASVALLFIPALTWIYLSSENFTVKPLSPLELQSSALSGAAGEHQALDLRSRDTEDRKHDQRREISPTPHVSTHSSHHSNGRHGNRLHTHSTEEGTGDSEAKKRNVASNSSDCVRQPVVNKCETIHIAIVCAGYNASRDVVTLVKSVLFHRRNPLHFHIITDSIAHKILSDLFHTWMVPAIHVNFYDADELKSEVSWIPNKHYSGIHGLMKLVLTKTLPSDLQKVIVLDTDITFATDIAELWVVFHKFKGQQVLGLVENQSDWYLGNLWKNHRPWPALGRGFNTGVILLLLDRLRKLKWEQMWRLTAERELMSMLSTSLADQDIFNAVIKQNPFLVHQLPCFWNVQLSDHTRSEKCYKDVSDLKVIHWNSPKKLHVKNKHVEFFRNLYLTFLEYDGNLLRRELFGCPSETDHNSENLQKTLSELDEDDPCYEFRRERFTVHRTHVYFLHYEYEPSADNTDVTLVAQLSMDRLQMLEAICKHWEGPISLALYLSDAEAQQFLRYAQGSEVLMSRSNVGYHIVYKEGQFYPVNLLRNVAMGQVNTPYMFLSDIDFLPMYGLYEYLRKSVVQLDMANNKKALVVPAFETLRYRLSYPKSKAELLTQLDMGTLFTFRYHVWTKGHAPTDFAKWRTATTAYRVQWEPDFEPYVMVRRESPEYDRRFVGFGWNKVAHIMELDAQEYEFVVLPNAYMIHMPHAPSFDITKFRSNKQYRVCLKTLKEEFQQNMSRRYGFAALKYMTVDNNS; via the exons ATGCTGGGAATGTGCCGTGGCCGCAGGAAGTTCCTGGCTGCCTCTGTCGCGCTGCTCTTTATTCCGGCCCTCACCTGGATCTATCTGTCATCTGAAAACTTCACCG TGAAACCTCTGTCACCTCTGGAGCTTCAGTCATCGGCGCTGAGCGGAGCGGCCGGAGAACATCAGGCTCTGGATCTTAGGTCGCGAGACACTGAGGACCGTAAACATGACCAGCGGAGAGAAATTAGCCCGACGCCTCACGTCTCAACCCACAGCAGCCATCATAGCAACGGTCGTCATGGCAACCGGTTACATACTCATTCCACGGAAGAGGGTACAGGTGATAGTGAGGCGAAAAAGAGAAACGTCGCCAGCAACAGCTCAGACTGTGTGCGTCAGCCTGTGGTGAACAAATGTGAG ACCATTCACATCGCCATTGTGTGTGCTGGCTACAACGCGAGCAGAGATGTGGTCACCTTGGTCAAGTCAGTCCTGTTTCACAG ACGAAACCCACTTCACTTCCACATCATCACGGACTCCATCGCTCACAAGATCCTGTCTGATCTCTTTCACACCTGGATGGTCCCGGCCATCCACGTCAACTTCTACGATGCAGATGAGCTCAAg tctGAGGTGTCCTGGATCCCTAACAAACATTACTCTGGTATCCACGGTTTGATGAAACTGGTGCTGACCAAGACTTTGCCCTCGGATCTGCAGAAGGTCATCGTACTGGACACAGACATTACGTTTGCCACCGATATCGCTGAGCTGTGGGTCGTCTTCCACAAGTTTAAAG GTCAGCAGGTTCTGGGTTTGGTGGAGAATCAGAGCGACTGGTATCTGGGGAACCTGTGGAAGAACCATCGGCCGTGGCCTGCACTGGGGCGGGGCTTTAACACTG GTGTGATTCTGTTGTTGTTGGATCGTTTGAGGAAACTGAAGTGGGAGCAGATGTGGAGACTGACAGCGGAGCGAGAGCTCATGAGCATGTTGTCCACATCACTCGCTGATCAG GACATCTTCAACGCTGTCATCAAACAGAATCCCTTCCTGGTCCACCAGCTGCCGTGCTTCTGGAACGTTCAGCTGTCAGATCACACGCGCTCTGAAAAGTGCTACAAAGACGTGTCTGATCTCAAG GTGATTCACTGGAACTCGCCGAAGAAACTGCACGTCAAGAACAAACACGTGGAGTTCTTCCGAAACCTCTACCTGACCTTCCTGGAGTATGACGGGAATCTCTTGAGGAGGGAACTCTTCGGCTGTCCCAGCGAAACCGACCACAACTCTGAAAAC CTTCAGAAGACTCTGTCTGAGCTGGATGAAGATGACCCGTGTTATGAGTTTCGTCGGGAGCGCTTCACCGTCCACCGCACGCACGTTTATTTCCTGCATTATGAGTATGAACCCAGCGCAGACAACACTGACGTCACGCTGGTGGCCCAGCTCTCCATGGACAG aCTGCAGATGCTGGAGGCCATCTGCAAACACTGGGAAGGTCCCATCAGTCTGGCTCTTTACCTGTCAGACGCTGAAGCTCAACAGTTTCTGCGTTACGCTCAGGGTTCAGAGGTCCTGATGAGCAGAAGTAATGTTGGATACCACATCGTCTATAAAGAAGGACAGTTTTACCCCGTTAACCTGCTGAGGAACGTTGCGATGGGACAGGTGAACACTCCCTACATGTTCCTGTCCGATATTGACTTTCTGCCCATGTACGGACTGTACGAGTACCTCAG GAAATCGGTCGTGCAGCTCGACATGGCGAACAATAAGAAGGCTCTGGTGGTCCCTGCGTTCGAAACGCTTCGGTACAGACTGTCCTACCCCAAATCTAAAGCCGAGCTCCTGACACAGCTTGACATGGGCACCCTATTTACGTTCAG ATACCACGTGTGGACAAAAGGTCACGCTCCGACAGACTTCGCCAAATGGCGGACGGCCACGACGGCGTATCGCGTGCAATGGGAGCCTGATTTCGAGCCGTATGTGATGGTCCGACGAGAAAGTCCCGAGTACGACCGACGATTTGTTGGGTTCGGCTGGAATAAAGTGGCTCACATAATGGAGCTGGACGCTCAG GAATATGAGTTTGTGGTTCTGCCCAACGCCTACATGATCCACATGCCCCACGCGCCCAGTTTTGACATCACCAAGTTTCGCTCGAACAAACAGTATCGCGTGTGTCTGAAGACGCTGAAGGAGGAGTTTCAGCAGAACATGTCCCGGCGCTACGGTTTCGCAGCGCTCAAGTACATGACAGTGGACAACAACAGCTAG
- the LOC130421474 gene encoding macrophage mannose receptor 1-like, whose protein sequence is MKKMAQILYFSLLVIALCSLSEGIQRRYHYINMNMNWTEAQRYCRENYTDLATVKNINDMNELKKTVNNKPMYVWIGLKRTDVYKWKWSLGDPVKYMNWETEPSTDTNNCAVMRNGTWHQQKCIDKLGFICYNDELILIQENLSWTEAVRYCRENHVDLVSVDSEKIQLMVTEVLHQASTAEVWLGLRHSCSVGIWFWVNGEIVCYDHWAPGNETDVDDCEREVRSGAVQSGGDHKWISHPESKQLNFICRRKKK, encoded by the exons ctctcTGTTCATTATCTGAAGGTATTCAGCGCCGCTATCACtatataaacatgaatatgaactggactgaagctcagagatactgcagagagaactacacagatctggccacagtcaaaaacatcaatgacatgaacgaGCTGAAGAAGACTGTGAATAACAAACCGATGTATGTCTGgattggactgaagagaacagatgtttaTAAATGGAAGTGGTCTCTGGGTGATCCTGTGAAATATATGAACTGGGAAACTGAACCATCAACTGACACAAATAATTGTGCTGTTATGAGAAATGGAACATGGCATCAGCAGAAGTGTATTGATAAGCTGGGATTCATCTGCTACAATG atgagcTGATATTGATCCAGGAGAATCTGAGCTGGACTGAAGCTgtgagatactgcagagagaatcaTGTGGATCTGGTTTCAGTTGATTCAGAGAAGATTCAGCTCATGGTGACTGAAGTTCTTCATCAGGCCTCGACTGCTGAGGTGTGGCTGGGGTTACGTCACTCCTGCTCTGTGGGGATCTGGTTCTGGGTGAATGGAGAGATTGTGTGTTATGATCATTGGGCTCCGGGGAATGAAACAGACGTGGACGACTGTGAGCGTGAAGTGAGATCTGGAGCGGTTCAGTCTGGAGGAGATCATAAGTGGATCAGCCATCCTGAATCTAAACAACTAAACttcatctgcagaagaaagaagaaataa